The Haloprofundus salinisoli genome includes a region encoding these proteins:
- a CDS encoding MBL fold metallo-hydrolase gives MSRTRRIEVSEGSPEGTNSAYVLPDRGVLIDPGPPADGAWDRLVSGIGEAGLELADVSSVLVTHWHADHAGLAPRLCEASGATLYMHEDDAPFVADYATARANRVRRDARRLTEWGVPEETVDAVVEGDRPSPMPEEYPVEALTDGDAVAGVETVHTPGHTLGHAAFVANGEEGSGDSLFVGDAVLPTYTPNVDGSDTRVDDALQTYRETLIRLREHAKTSNLPETAYPGHGSLLSLVSRIDEILSHHETRTERMYDCVEEHGPLTPWQVATHLFGEMQGIHVKMGAGEAAAHLSTLASTGRIERMGEERVVYAVES, from the coding sequence GAAGGAAGTCCAGAGGGAACGAACAGCGCCTACGTCCTCCCGGACCGCGGCGTTCTCATCGACCCGGGCCCGCCGGCCGACGGGGCGTGGGACCGTCTCGTCTCCGGCATCGGTGAGGCCGGCCTCGAACTCGCGGACGTGTCGTCCGTTCTCGTCACCCACTGGCACGCCGACCACGCCGGACTCGCACCACGACTCTGTGAGGCGAGCGGCGCGACGCTCTACATGCACGAGGACGATGCACCGTTCGTCGCAGACTACGCGACGGCGAGAGCGAATCGAGTGAGGCGAGACGCGCGGCGACTGACCGAATGGGGCGTCCCCGAGGAAACCGTCGACGCGGTAGTCGAAGGAGATAGACCGTCTCCGATGCCCGAAGAGTATCCGGTGGAAGCACTCACCGACGGCGACGCCGTCGCGGGGGTCGAAACGGTTCACACGCCCGGACACACGCTCGGTCACGCCGCATTCGTCGCAAACGGTGAGGAAGGCAGCGGCGATTCGCTGTTCGTCGGTGACGCGGTGTTGCCCACCTACACTCCGAACGTCGACGGCAGCGACACCCGCGTCGACGACGCGCTTCAGACGTACCGAGAGACGTTAATTCGACTCCGAGAGCACGCCAAGACGTCGAATCTACCGGAGACGGCGTACCCGGGCCACGGGTCCCTACTATCGCTCGTCTCGCGCATCGACGAGATTCTATCACATCACGAGACGCGGACGGAGCGGATGTACGACTGCGTCGAGGAACACGGTCCGCTCACCCCGTGGCAGGTTGCCACCCACCTGTTTGGCGAGATGCAGGGAATCCACGTGAAGATGGGCGCCGGTGAGGCGGCCGCACACCTCTCGACGTTGGCGTCGACTGGACGCATCGAGCGGATGGGCGAGGAACGTGTCGTCTACGCGGTCGA